One genomic region from Bradyrhizobium icense encodes:
- a CDS encoding DUF1326 domain-containing protein, with translation MTNVPAWHAKGDWFDVCRCNVPCPCSWAEPPDDDYCEGVLVWHIRQGRYGDVPLDGLNVVGLGTFKGNVWAGTHSEPRLGVLLDDRADDRQREALKTIFGGQAGGWPARFNEIFGAEMVGLEFAPITVEIANDMSSWRAEVPGRVRAAANALSGPTSEGKPPRMENLPGAETGPGQIGTQGKATADAVDAFVFKWERVGKSSKHITFDWSGPDAS, from the coding sequence ATGACCAACGTACCCGCGTGGCACGCCAAGGGTGACTGGTTCGACGTCTGCAGGTGCAATGTCCCTTGCCCCTGCTCGTGGGCCGAGCCGCCCGACGACGATTACTGCGAAGGCGTCCTTGTGTGGCACATCCGCCAGGGCCGGTATGGCGACGTGCCACTCGACGGTCTCAACGTGGTGGGTCTGGGCACATTCAAGGGGAATGTCTGGGCGGGCACTCATTCGGAGCCCAGATTGGGCGTCCTGCTGGACGATCGTGCGGACGATCGACAACGCGAGGCGCTCAAGACGATCTTCGGCGGACAGGCCGGTGGCTGGCCCGCTCGTTTCAACGAAATCTTCGGCGCCGAGATGGTTGGCCTCGAGTTTGCGCCGATCACAGTGGAGATCGCCAACGACATGAGCTCTTGGCGCGCCGAGGTCCCCGGCCGCGTACGCGCAGCCGCCAACGCGCTGTCAGGCCCGACAAGCGAAGGCAAGCCGCCGCGGATGGAGAACCTCCCGGGCGCCGAGACGGGACCCGGACAGATCGGCACTCAGGGCAAGGCCACGGCAGACGCGGTCGATGCCTTCGTTTTCAAATGGGAGCGCGTCGGCAAGTCGAGCAAGCACATCACGTTCGACTGGAGCGGTCCCGACGCTTCATGA
- a CDS encoding SufE family protein translates to MTIDEIRDNFELLDEWDDRYRYVIELGRTLDPMPEAEHSAENKVNGCVSQVWLSRQIDRGGNSEPRLKYLGDSDAHIVRGLIAILLTLYSGRTPQQILSTDALAVFDEFGFREHLTPQRSNGLRSMVERIRSDAREALAAAS, encoded by the coding sequence ATGACGATCGACGAAATCAGGGACAATTTCGAACTGCTTGACGAGTGGGACGACCGCTACCGGTACGTCATCGAACTCGGCCGCACGCTCGACCCGATGCCGGAGGCCGAGCATTCCGCAGAGAACAAGGTCAACGGCTGCGTCAGCCAGGTCTGGCTTTCCAGGCAGATCGACCGCGGCGGCAACAGCGAACCGCGGCTGAAATATTTGGGCGACAGCGACGCCCACATCGTGCGCGGCCTGATCGCGATCCTGCTCACGCTCTATTCCGGCCGCACGCCGCAGCAGATCCTTTCGACCGATGCACTTGCCGTCTTCGACGAATTCGGATTCCGCGAGCACCTGACGCCGCAGCGTTCCAACGGCCTGCGCTCCATGGTGGAGCGCATCCGCTCCGACGCGCGCGAGGCGCTCGCCGCGGCTTCGTAA
- a CDS encoding DUF2336 domain-containing protein translates to MTAAPLFPGFDGLMTLSRREGVDIRPTLLRVLTDLYVQTSAHSADEERQFVELTSRLIGQVDDATRAAVRARLAIYPATPAEIMDRLGLRRAHPGEPLPLAASIAAAPADAPTVKPPTEAQLRMAASLAMRPNDAAEISDMFFAAGPSERALILHNLSDTPLKASARIPAARAARALHILEMAAFAEDAENFALELGEALILPQRIATQVVNDPGGEPLACAAKALDMPSAIFQRVLLFLNPEFGSSVHSVYRLSRLYDRLSERSALVMLAAWRGSTMAVTRAKYRTALYDDERHRARATGSQTRPAVQPGTAPAVRTGTDGSKR, encoded by the coding sequence ATGACCGCAGCTCCATTGTTTCCGGGATTCGACGGGCTGATGACGCTCTCGCGCCGCGAGGGCGTCGATATCCGCCCGACCTTGCTGCGCGTGCTGACTGATCTTTATGTTCAGACCAGCGCCCATTCCGCCGACGAGGAGCGGCAGTTCGTCGAACTGACGTCCCGCCTGATCGGTCAGGTCGACGACGCCACCCGCGCCGCGGTGCGGGCACGGCTCGCGATCTATCCGGCAACGCCGGCCGAGATCATGGACAGGCTCGGCCTGCGGCGTGCGCACCCCGGCGAACCGTTGCCGCTTGCGGCTTCGATTGCCGCGGCTCCGGCCGACGCGCCGACGGTGAAACCGCCGACCGAAGCGCAGTTGCGGATGGCGGCCAGTCTCGCAATGCGACCCAACGATGCCGCCGAAATAAGCGACATGTTCTTCGCGGCCGGCCCCAGCGAGCGTGCGCTGATCCTGCACAATCTCTCCGATACGCCGCTAAAAGCCTCGGCGCGCATTCCCGCGGCCCGCGCGGCGCGCGCGCTTCATATTCTGGAGATGGCGGCCTTCGCCGAGGATGCCGAAAACTTCGCGCTCGAACTTGGCGAGGCCCTGATCCTGCCGCAGCGGATCGCGACACAAGTCGTCAATGATCCCGGCGGCGAGCCGCTGGCCTGCGCGGCGAAGGCGCTCGACATGCCGAGCGCGATCTTCCAGCGCGTGCTGCTGTTCCTCAATCCGGAATTCGGCTCGTCCGTGCACAGCGTCTATCGCTTGTCGCGACTTTACGACCGTTTGAGCGAACGATCAGCGCTCGTCATGCTGGCCGCGTGGCGCGGCTCGACCATGGCTGTTACCCGCGCCAAATATCGCACCGCGCTGTACGACGACGAACGGCACCGCGCGCGTGCGACGGGTTCGCAAACCCGTCCCGCGGTGCAGCCAGGAACCGCCCCGGCAGTCCGCACCGGCACCGACGGCTCGAAGCGCTAA
- a CDS encoding IS1182 family transposase: MMGHRQVEQAALFYEFSLERHVPADHLLRSIDRFVELEELRRELAPFYSNIGRPSIDPELMIRMLLIGYCFGIRSERRLCDEVHLNLAYRWFCRLGLDGAVPDHSTFSKNRHGRFRESDLFRRVFEIVLRRCIRERLVGGEGFAVDASLIKADANRQKGIEGDKGLPPEAACRAIDEYLAVLDDAAFGAATEVTPKFVSPSDPAARWTGAHGGQAFFAYSTNYLVDIDNAIIVDVEATTAIRQAEVLAAKRMIQRSLERFDLYPSRLLGDSAYGSAEMLGWLFYDHGIEPHVTVFDKSARTDGTFSREDFIYDHAGDVYRCPGGKTLTTTGTPVNDEATILYRASKHDCQACSLRSRCCPNTPARKVPRSVYEGARDLAREIARSWEGRTSRRLRKKIEMLFAHLKRILKLDRLRLRGPNGARDEFTLAATAQNLRKMAKLIPMPALTPA; the protein is encoded by the coding sequence ATGATGGGACACCGGCAAGTCGAACAGGCTGCGTTGTTCTATGAGTTCTCGCTCGAAAGGCATGTCCCGGCCGACCACCTGCTCCGATCAATCGATAGGTTCGTAGAGCTTGAGGAGCTGCGACGGGAACTGGCGCCGTTCTACAGCAACATCGGACGGCCTTCGATCGATCCCGAGCTGATGATCAGGATGCTCCTAATCGGCTATTGCTTCGGCATACGATCGGAGCGGCGCCTCTGCGATGAAGTCCACCTCAATCTGGCGTACCGCTGGTTTTGTCGGCTGGGTCTGGACGGGGCTGTCCCCGATCACTCGACGTTCTCGAAGAACAGGCACGGTCGCTTCCGTGAGAGCGATCTCTTCCGTCGTGTATTCGAGATCGTCTTGCGCCGCTGTATCCGGGAGCGGCTGGTCGGTGGCGAAGGGTTCGCAGTCGACGCGAGCCTGATCAAGGCGGATGCCAATCGACAGAAGGGAATCGAAGGCGACAAGGGACTTCCACCGGAGGCGGCATGCCGGGCGATAGATGAGTATCTGGCTGTCCTCGATGATGCCGCCTTCGGAGCAGCGACCGAGGTCACGCCGAAGTTCGTGTCGCCCTCGGACCCGGCGGCGCGTTGGACGGGGGCGCACGGCGGTCAAGCCTTCTTCGCCTACTCGACGAACTACCTGGTCGACATCGATAACGCGATCATCGTTGATGTCGAGGCGACCACGGCAATCCGCCAGGCGGAAGTGTTGGCCGCCAAGCGCATGATCCAACGTTCGCTCGAACGGTTCGACCTCTATCCAAGCCGGCTTCTCGGGGACAGCGCCTATGGCTCGGCCGAGATGCTTGGGTGGCTGTTCTACGACCATGGGATCGAGCCGCACGTGACCGTCTTTGACAAGTCGGCCCGCACGGACGGGACCTTCTCGCGCGAGGACTTCATCTATGACCATGCCGGGGACGTCTATCGTTGCCCCGGTGGCAAAACCCTCACCACCACAGGGACGCCAGTGAACGATGAGGCGACGATCCTCTACCGTGCGAGCAAGCACGATTGTCAAGCATGCTCTCTGAGAAGCAGGTGTTGCCCCAACACTCCGGCCCGGAAAGTGCCGCGCTCGGTCTACGAGGGCGCTCGCGACTTGGCGCGCGAGATCGCAAGATCATGGGAGGGCCGCACTTCGCGCCGGCTCCGGAAGAAGATCGAGATGCTGTTCGCGCACCTCAAGCGCATTCTCAAGCTCGACCGGCTGCGGCTAAGGGGCCCGAACGGCGCGCGTGACGAGTTCACCCTCGCTGCCACCGCTCAGAACCTCCGTAAGATGGCCAAGCTGATCCCGATGCCCGCGCTGACGCCCGCGTGA
- a CDS encoding tyrosine-type recombinase/integrase, translating to MTEASSIVAATSGRVPWNKGKIIGAKPPLRPKHVWSIRTKLQVEGRVRDLALFNLAIDSKLRGCDVVALKLDDIAPSGYAVDRATVRQRKTGRPVRFELTEATRQAIDEYVKATGKKRGDYLFTGRGGLNRSLTTRQYARLLAEWIANVGLDPHLFGTHSLRRTKATLIYRRTGNLRAVQRLLGHTKIESTVRYLGIEVDDALAIAEQIDV from the coding sequence ATGACCGAAGCTTCAAGCATCGTCGCAGCCACCTCTGGGCGTGTCCCTTGGAACAAGGGCAAGATCATCGGCGCGAAGCCGCCACTCCGTCCTAAGCATGTCTGGTCTATCCGGACAAAGCTCCAGGTCGAAGGTCGCGTCCGCGATCTTGCTCTGTTCAACCTCGCTATCGACAGCAAGCTTCGCGGTTGCGACGTCGTGGCACTCAAGCTCGATGACATCGCACCGAGCGGCTATGCGGTTGACCGGGCTACCGTTCGGCAGAGGAAGACGGGCCGCCCGGTTAGGTTCGAACTGACCGAGGCAACGCGGCAAGCCATCGACGAGTATGTGAAGGCTACCGGCAAGAAGCGGGGCGACTATCTGTTCACCGGTCGCGGTGGCCTAAACCGCAGCCTCACGACTCGGCAATACGCGCGTCTTCTCGCCGAGTGGATTGCCAATGTCGGTTTGGACCCGCACTTGTTCGGAACGCATTCGCTCCGGCGAACCAAGGCGACCCTGATCTACCGTCGCACGGGCAACTTGCGCGCCGTCCAACGCCTGCTGGGGCACACCAAGATCGAGAGCACCGTGCGATACCTCGGGATTGAGGTCGACGACGCGCTCGCAATAGCAGAACAGATTGACGTCTGA
- a CDS encoding MucR family transcriptional regulator, with product MTDPAGKTPVELTANIVSAYLSNNPTQASEIPNLISQVHAALMRVSSGRPETPLEPAKPAVSVKKSMTPEYLVCLEDGKRFKSLKRHLRTQYNMTPEQYRDKWGLPPDYPMVAPNYAVARSQLAKKMGLGQQARKRK from the coding sequence ATGACCGATCCCGCAGGCAAGACGCCCGTCGAACTGACCGCCAATATCGTATCGGCCTATCTCAGCAACAATCCGACCCAGGCCTCGGAAATCCCGAACCTGATCAGCCAGGTTCATGCCGCGCTGATGCGGGTGTCGAGCGGCCGCCCGGAAACTCCGCTTGAGCCGGCAAAGCCGGCCGTGTCGGTGAAGAAGTCGATGACGCCGGAATATCTGGTGTGTCTGGAGGACGGCAAACGATTCAAGTCGCTGAAGCGCCATCTGCGAACGCAGTACAACATGACGCCGGAGCAATACCGCGACAAATGGGGGCTGCCGCCGGATTATCCCATGGTGGCGCCGAATTACGCGGTGGCGCGCTCGCAACTTGCCAAGAAGATGGGCCTTGGCCAGCAGGCGCGGAAGCGGAAGTAG
- a CDS encoding PAS domain-containing sensor histidine kinase, translated as MTVLSIIRDCLDALLHPSARYDALTRARHRAFMAPRLLGSLVALAAFPVYLAMRGAPTALEVAAFAWLIAPILLSWFLSRTGRYEGAHILSALALAGLVMMVAATTGGIESFAAVWLIVVPLEAALSASRRVVVFASALALSCAALLIALGHFHLLPMAEPNAALRGVLMGAGVASATLYAAGLAVSAESLARTSVSLLYVEEDRYRLLARNMSDVISRHNRNGAVEFISPAAEAMLGTPGARLTGHGLFDRVHVADRPAYLTALSDAASGSEQRSVEFRLRRDAARGQNGSADFIWVEMRCRPLEQASPEAEVVAVMRDVTDRKIQEQALEMARTAAEQADASKTRFLATMSHELRTPLNAIIGFSEMIVHEEAMMLDAARRREYAQLINDSGQHLLSVVNGILDMSKMETGNFEISPEPFAPRAALLHCCNLLALKARDNGVDLITRAAEDLPVMNGDPRAFKQIALNLITNAIKFTERGGSVTVSATVEGSRLMLSVTDTGVGIAAEDLARIGDPFFQAGKTYQRKHEGTGLGLSIVKGLVGLHNGEMNVQSTVGEGTTVAVTLPLDFAPSLTTSNNVATLKPALRPESQDEVHQVKKRAQAY; from the coding sequence GTGACTGTTTTGAGTATCATCCGCGATTGTCTCGATGCGTTGCTGCATCCCTCGGCACGATATGATGCGCTGACGCGTGCGCGTCATCGCGCGTTCATGGCGCCGCGGCTGCTCGGCAGCCTGGTGGCGCTTGCGGCTTTTCCGGTCTATCTGGCGATGCGCGGGGCGCCCACGGCGCTCGAGGTCGCTGCCTTTGCCTGGCTGATCGCACCCATCCTGTTGTCGTGGTTCCTGTCGCGCACCGGCCGCTACGAGGGCGCACATATCCTGTCCGCGCTGGCGCTGGCAGGCCTTGTCATGATGGTCGCCGCGACCACCGGCGGTATCGAATCGTTCGCCGCGGTCTGGCTGATCGTCGTTCCGCTGGAGGCGGCGCTGTCAGCCTCGCGTCGCGTGGTCGTGTTCGCTTCGGCGCTGGCACTGTCATGCGCCGCCCTGCTGATCGCGCTCGGACATTTTCACCTGCTGCCGATGGCAGAGCCGAACGCGGCGCTGCGCGGCGTCCTGATGGGCGCCGGTGTGGCCTCGGCGACGCTCTATGCGGCAGGGCTGGCCGTCAGCGCGGAATCGCTGGCACGCACTTCCGTGTCGCTGCTTTATGTCGAGGAAGACCGCTACCGCTTGCTGGCGCGAAACATGAGCGACGTGATTTCGCGTCACAACCGCAACGGCGCCGTGGAGTTCATTTCGCCGGCGGCGGAAGCCATGCTCGGCACGCCCGGCGCCCGGCTCACCGGCCACGGCCTGTTCGACCGCGTCCACGTCGCCGATCGTCCGGCCTATCTCACGGCCCTGTCGGATGCCGCGAGCGGCAGTGAGCAGCGCAGCGTCGAATTCCGTCTGCGCCGCGACGCGGCCCGCGGCCAGAACGGTTCCGCCGATTTCATCTGGGTCGAGATGCGCTGCCGGCCGCTCGAGCAGGCTTCGCCCGAGGCCGAAGTCGTCGCCGTGATGCGCGACGTCACCGACCGCAAGATACAGGAGCAGGCGCTCGAAATGGCGCGCACCGCTGCCGAGCAGGCGGATGCCTCCAAGACGCGCTTCCTGGCCACCATGAGCCACGAGCTGCGCACGCCGCTGAACGCCATCATCGGTTTCTCCGAGATGATCGTGCACGAAGAGGCGATGATGCTCGACGCCGCGCGGCGCAGGGAATACGCGCAGTTGATCAACGATTCCGGCCAGCACCTGTTGTCGGTCGTCAACGGCATCCTCGACATGTCGAAGATGGAAACCGGAAATTTCGAAATTTCGCCGGAGCCGTTCGCGCCGCGCGCGGCACTGTTGCACTGCTGCAATTTGCTGGCGCTGAAGGCGCGCGACAACGGCGTCGACCTGATCACCCGCGCGGCGGAGGACTTGCCCGTGATGAACGGCGACCCCCGCGCGTTCAAGCAGATCGCGCTCAATCTCATCACCAACGCCATCAAGTTCACCGAGCGCGGCGGCAGCGTGACGGTTTCCGCCACGGTCGAGGGATCGCGGCTGATGCTGAGTGTCACCGATACGGGGGTCGGTATCGCCGCCGAGGATCTCGCGCGGATCGGCGACCCGTTCTTCCAGGCCGGCAAGACCTATCAGCGCAAACACGAAGGCACCGGCCTCGGCCTGTCGATCGTGAAGGGTCTGGTTGGACTGCACAACGGCGAGATGAACGTGCAGAGCACGGTCGGCGAGGGAACCACGGTGGCTGTCACCTTGCCGCTTGACTTTGCGCCTTCGCTGACCACTTCGAACAACGTCGCGACGCTGAAGCCGGCGCTGCGACCCGAATCCCAGGATGAAGTCCATCAGGTGAAGAAGCGTGCCCAGGCGTATTGA
- a CDS encoding IS1182 family transposase, with protein MRRFVEEADRRQRTLLPECLDDFIDESNPVRVIDVFVDALGLAEMGFEGVEPAATGRPSYHPSVLLKLYIYGYLNRVQSSRRLEREAGRNVEVMWLLGRLAPDHKTIADFRKDNGLALRKVCARFVELCREMGLLATASVAIDGSKFKAVNNRDRNFTKAKVQRRRAQLEESVARYLSQLDTADRQEPSEALAAKVTRLTEKLTKLKEEMGKLAVYEKQMLASPDQQISLTDPDSRSMATSGRGSGVVGYNVQVAVDTEHHLIVAHEVTNSGSDRAQLANMAKQAKAVLKTETLEAVADRGYFNSPEILACHEAGITVTLPKPLTSGAKADGRFGKQDFAYLPEEDAYRCPAGERLSYRYMNEEDGKVLRRYWTTACQSCSIKTQCTPGSERRITRWEHEHLLDAVQHRLDANPHAMRQRRETVEHPFGTMKARMGATHFLTKTLPKVAAEMALSILAYNLTRVMNIVGIKPLMAAIAA; from the coding sequence ATGAGGCGCTTCGTTGAAGAGGCGGATCGTCGGCAGCGGACGCTGCTGCCCGAATGCCTCGATGACTTCATTGACGAGAGCAACCCAGTTCGCGTGATCGACGTATTTGTCGATGCGCTCGGTTTGGCTGAGATGGGCTTTGAGGGTGTGGAGCCGGCGGCCACCGGTCGGCCGTCGTACCATCCCTCGGTTCTGCTTAAGCTTTACATTTACGGCTACCTAAACCGGGTGCAGTCGAGCCGCCGGCTCGAACGAGAAGCCGGACGCAATGTCGAGGTGATGTGGCTGCTGGGCCGGCTCGCTCCCGATCACAAGACCATTGCGGACTTCCGCAAGGACAACGGCTTGGCGCTTCGCAAGGTCTGCGCGCGCTTCGTCGAACTCTGCCGCGAAATGGGGCTTCTTGCGACGGCGAGCGTCGCCATCGATGGCAGCAAGTTCAAGGCCGTGAACAACCGGGACAGGAACTTCACAAAGGCGAAGGTGCAACGGCGGCGTGCTCAACTGGAGGAGAGCGTCGCCCGCTATCTGAGCCAGCTTGACACGGCCGATCGACAGGAGCCGAGTGAGGCGCTGGCCGCAAAGGTAACAAGGCTCACCGAGAAGCTGACGAAGCTCAAGGAGGAAATGGGCAAGCTTGCGGTTTACGAGAAGCAAATGCTTGCTTCGCCGGACCAGCAAATCTCGCTGACCGACCCCGACAGCCGTTCGATGGCGACGAGTGGCCGGGGCTCCGGCGTTGTCGGCTACAATGTGCAGGTTGCCGTGGATACCGAGCACCATCTGATTGTGGCGCACGAGGTGACGAATAGCGGCTCAGATCGGGCGCAACTGGCCAATATGGCCAAGCAGGCGAAGGCCGTCCTCAAGACTGAGACGCTCGAAGCTGTGGCCGATCGCGGCTACTTCAACAGCCCAGAGATTCTCGCGTGCCACGAAGCAGGCATCACGGTAACTCTGCCCAAACCGCTAACGTCCGGCGCTAAGGCAGACGGACGCTTCGGTAAGCAGGACTTTGCCTATTTGCCAGAGGAGGACGCTTATCGCTGCCCGGCCGGGGAGCGGCTGTCATATCGCTATATGAATGAAGAAGACGGCAAGGTGCTGCGGCGCTACTGGACCACGGCCTGTCAAAGCTGTTCGATCAAGACCCAATGCACGCCTGGGTCAGAACGGCGGATTACGCGATGGGAGCATGAGCATCTGCTCGATGCTGTGCAGCATCGCCTTGATGCAAACCCGCACGCCATGCGTCAGCGTCGCGAAACAGTCGAGCATCCGTTCGGCACCATGAAAGCCCGCATGGGAGCGACACACTTCCTGACCAAAACGCTTCCGAAAGTGGCGGCCGAAATGGCGCTCTCCATCCTGGCCTACAATCTGACACGGGTCATGAACATCGTCGGGATCAAGCCGCTGATGGCTGCGATCGCGGCCTGA
- a CDS encoding DUF1491 family protein, protein MRLKSSIWVAAYLRRCQNEGIFGAIRKRGAEEAGAVFVKVALLDGNAMLYAPAPQTVYDESRPAERLFAPASPQPVPEQSVEERLAKELRFDPDAWIVETEDRAGRHFLDLAKA, encoded by the coding sequence ATGCGATTGAAATCATCCATCTGGGTGGCCGCTTACCTGCGCCGCTGCCAGAATGAGGGAATATTTGGCGCCATCCGCAAGCGCGGGGCGGAGGAGGCGGGGGCGGTGTTCGTCAAGGTGGCGCTGCTCGACGGCAACGCCATGCTGTATGCGCCTGCGCCGCAGACTGTCTATGACGAGAGCCGCCCGGCCGAGCGGTTGTTTGCGCCGGCCTCGCCGCAGCCGGTGCCGGAGCAATCGGTGGAAGAACGGCTCGCCAAGGAACTCCGTTTCGATCCCGACGCCTGGATCGTCGAGACCGAAGACCGCGCAGGGCGGCATTTTCTGGATCTGGCGAAAGCTTAG
- a CDS encoding peptidoglycan-binding domain-containing protein yields MPRRIDDDDEMPRRRRRGAKAVAIEAEEERGLVMRILLHSPKDMIAGLLAAAAICAIVANALFLQAGRHPSPMFGSVVTLPAPQAAVVSPLPRPRPVEITARPVESDPPEIRPVEVRSVDPRHVEIKSADPKGTEPKNADPMTNLVVKSTGAPAAAPANALRPPAPIPTSGQSAGARRVAAVQRALTQYGYGQLKPTGAVGADTQAAISKFERDRKLPVTGQMSDRLVRELTAMIGRPID; encoded by the coding sequence GTGCCCAGGCGTATTGACGACGATGACGAGATGCCGCGCCGCCGCCGTCGCGGCGCGAAAGCGGTTGCGATCGAAGCGGAGGAAGAGCGCGGCCTCGTGATGCGCATTCTCCTGCACAGTCCGAAGGACATGATCGCGGGCCTGCTCGCGGCTGCCGCGATCTGCGCCATTGTCGCCAATGCGCTGTTCCTGCAGGCCGGCCGCCATCCCTCGCCGATGTTCGGCTCGGTCGTGACGCTGCCGGCGCCGCAAGCGGCCGTCGTGAGCCCGCTGCCGCGTCCGCGCCCGGTCGAAATAACCGCAAGGCCGGTCGAGTCGGATCCGCCGGAAATCAGGCCGGTCGAGGTGCGGAGCGTCGATCCCAGACACGTCGAAATCAAGAGTGCCGATCCCAAGGGCACGGAGCCCAAAAATGCCGACCCGATGACCAATCTGGTGGTCAAGTCGACCGGTGCGCCCGCCGCGGCCCCTGCCAATGCGTTGCGTCCGCCGGCGCCGATTCCGACGAGTGGGCAAAGCGCCGGCGCGCGCCGCGTGGCGGCGGTACAGCGCGCGCTGACGCAATATGGCTACGGCCAGTTGAAGCCGACCGGCGCGGTCGGTGCGGACACCCAGGCTGCGATCTCGAAATTCGAGCGCGATCGCAAGCTGCCGGTGACCGGCCAGATGTCCGATCGCCTGGTGCGTGAACTCACCGCCATGATCGGGCGCCCGATCGACTAG
- a CDS encoding DUF5330 domain-containing protein — MFFLLRMAFWLGLVLVLLPREKTPESDNVPQIGASEAVSAATAAVSDVGQFCKRQPAACEVGGQAATALGQRAQDGARQLYKIITDKKPDTDKKPDRPIVHDKKPDHTSSIGTAGDAEAVIAAASPTDALTEDDMAIDWRLPRMPLASK; from the coding sequence ATGTTTTTTCTGCTTCGCATGGCATTCTGGCTCGGGCTCGTGCTCGTGCTGTTGCCGAGGGAAAAGACGCCTGAATCGGACAACGTGCCGCAGATCGGCGCGTCCGAGGCCGTATCGGCTGCGACCGCCGCCGTCTCCGACGTGGGGCAATTCTGCAAGCGTCAGCCGGCGGCTTGCGAGGTCGGCGGCCAGGCCGCGACCGCGCTCGGCCAGCGCGCCCAGGACGGCGCCCGCCAGTTGTACAAGATCATCACCGACAAGAAGCCCGATACCGACAAGAAGCCCGATCGTCCCATCGTCCACGACAAGAAGCCCGACCATACCAGCTCGATCGGCACCGCCGGCGACGCCGAGGCCGTGATCGCGGCCGCCTCGCCCACTGATGCTCTGACGGAGGACGATATGGCGATCGACTGGCGGCTGCCGCGGATGCCGTTGGCCTCAAAATAG
- a CDS encoding DUF2182 domain-containing protein has translation MTPRLNPSLARQRAIILSSLIAITVLAWIWVARQADDGMPMRMHGLGLTMGMGAAAFLAMWVVMMVGMMFPASAPMIVTFAAIQARRRMAQRPYVPVCVFTASYMAVWVAFGVGALALAAAMDALAERFDWIMSNWHRIAGGMLVAAGMYQFTSLKDTCLRKCRTPAGFLLEHWRDGWSGSFTMGLRHGLYCAGCCWLLFVILIPLGIMNLVAMGAVTALVFAEKTLPRGDRIGRAAGVGLMAYGGLVLVYPELLPGAM, from the coding sequence ATGACTCCGAGGCTCAATCCCTCCCTCGCGCGTCAGCGCGCCATCATCCTGTCGAGTCTTATCGCGATCACCGTCCTCGCTTGGATATGGGTTGCGCGTCAGGCTGACGACGGGATGCCGATGAGGATGCATGGCCTCGGCCTGACCATGGGAATGGGCGCGGCGGCCTTCCTCGCGATGTGGGTGGTCATGATGGTCGGGATGATGTTTCCGGCGTCCGCGCCCATGATCGTGACATTCGCGGCAATCCAGGCGCGAAGGCGGATGGCGCAGCGTCCCTACGTGCCGGTGTGTGTGTTCACTGCATCCTACATGGCGGTCTGGGTGGCCTTCGGTGTCGGAGCGCTGGCCCTTGCCGCGGCAATGGACGCCCTCGCTGAGCGGTTCGACTGGATCATGTCGAACTGGCATCGGATAGCTGGTGGAATGCTCGTCGCAGCCGGCATGTACCAGTTCACGTCGCTCAAGGACACGTGTTTGCGGAAGTGCCGAACGCCCGCGGGCTTCCTGCTGGAGCACTGGCGGGACGGGTGGTCAGGCTCCTTCACCATGGGCCTTCGCCACGGACTCTACTGTGCAGGCTGCTGCTGGCTGCTTTTCGTGATTCTCATCCCGCTCGGCATCATGAACCTGGTCGCGATGGGCGCCGTAACGGCTCTGGTATTCGCCGAAAAGACGTTGCCTCGAGGTGACCGGATCGGCCGCGCTGCCGGGGTGGGATTGATGGCATACGGCGGGCTCGTGCTCGTCTATCCCGAATTGCTGCCTGGGGCGATGTGA